One window of Myxocyprinus asiaticus isolate MX2 ecotype Aquarium Trade chromosome 4, UBuf_Myxa_2, whole genome shotgun sequence genomic DNA carries:
- the LOC127439221 gene encoding calpain small subunit 1-like, producing the protein MFLAKRLIGGILDVVSNIDPGQFVPSEPPPPRRPLAYAESNETEEEKQFRKVFKQLAGDDMEVSPTELMNILNKIISKHSDLKTDGFSIESCRSMVAVMDSDSTGKLGFHEFKHLWNNIKKWQGVYKSYDRDGSGTIGADELPAAFKAAGFPLNDQLFQMIIRRYSDESGNMDFDNYIGCLVRLDAMCRAFKTLDKDNDGTIKVNVQEWLQLTMYS; encoded by the exons ATGTTCCTAGCCAAGAGACTCATTGGAGGCATTCTTGATGTGGTCAG CAACATCGACCCTGGCCAGTTTGTGCCATCAGAGCCT CCCCCACCCCGCAGACCACTGGCTTATGCTGAGAGCAACGAGACTGAGGAAGAGAAACAGTTTCGCAAAGTATTCAAGCAGCTAGCTGGCGAT GACATGGAAGTAAGCCCCACTGAACTGATGAACATCCTCAACAAAATCATCTCCAAAC ATTCTGATCTGAAGACCGATGGCTTTAGCATTGAGTCCTGCAGAAGTATGGTGGCAGTCATGGAT AGTGACAGCACAGGTAAACTGGGCTTTCATGAGTTTAAACACCTCTGGAACAACATCAAGAAGTGGCAA GGAGTGTATAAAAGTTATGACAGGGATGGCTCAGGAACTATTGGAGCAGATGAGCTTCCAGCTGCCTTTAAAGCTGCAG GTTTCCCTCTGAATGATCAGCTCTTTCAGATGATTATTCGCAGGTACAGCGATGAGAGTGGAAACATGGACTTTGACAATTACATTGGCTGCCTTGTGAGACTTGATGCCATGTGCC GTGCCTTCAAGACTCTTGACAAGGACAACGATGGCACAATCAAAGTCAATGTACAGGAG TGGCTGCAGCTGACCATGTACTCTTGA
- the LOC127439290 gene encoding alpha-ketoglutarate-dependent dioxygenase alkB homolog 6-like has product MMTTMANPCNISADLEKYNVKEAPSAVYYIPNFITETEEEHLLQQVYRAPKPKWTQLSGRRLQKWFLISVFNISGGLPNPKGMLAEKLPEWLKYTEKISALGAFAGKTANQVLVNEYKPGEGIMPHEDGPLYHPTVTAISLGYHTLLDFYRPVCQTQLEIPQTEESRYMLSLLVLRQSLLILQDDMYKCYLHGIQGVCEDTLSEHVVNLSSAGGQVGDTLARGTRISLTIRHILKVIRANLLLGQK; this is encoded by the exons atgatgacaACGATGGCAAATCCATGCAATATTTCTGCGGACCTGGAAAAGTACAATGTGAAAGAG GCTCCTTCAGCTGTATATTACATTCCAAATTTCATAACGGAGACTGAGGAGGAGCATCTACTGCAACAG GTGTACAGAGCTCCCAAACCCAAGTGGACACAGTTATCAGGGAGGAGGCTACAGAAATGGTT TTTGATTTCTGTTTTTAATATATCAGGTGGGCTGCCAAATCCCAAAGGAATGCTTGCTGAAAAACTTCCTGAATGGCTGAAGTACACCGAGAAAATATCTGCTCTTGGGGCATTTGCTGGAAAGACAGCTAATCAAGTGCTGGTCAATGAATACAAGCCTGGGGAGGGAATTATG CCTCATGAAGATGGACCACTGTATCACCCCACTGTAACAGCTATCAGTCTGGGCTATCACACACTTCTGGACTTCTACAGGCCTGTTTGTCAGACACAG ctTGAAATTCCTCAAACAGAAGAGAGCCGCTATATGTTATCGCTGTTGGTACTGCGACAAAGTCTACTAATTCTGCAGGATGACATGTATAAATGCTACCTCCATGGTATCCAAGGAGTTTGTGAGGATACATTGTCAGAGCATGTGGTAAATCTGTCCTCAGCGGGGGGCCAGGTGGGTGACACATTGGCCCGCGGCACCAGAATCTCCCTTACCATCCGCCACATTCTCAAAGTCATCCGAGCCAATCTGTTACTTGGCCAGAAGTGA